The nucleotide sequence CCTGCCTGCCGAATATCTCCGTGTCGAAAGTCCCAGTGCCGAGGTGCAAGGCCATACGCCGGCAGAGCGCCGTACTGTCTCCGGCAAGCGTCATGTCGGAATGCGGGGGCTGGAGCCGGTTGGGCATTACGCCGTCCGGATCATCTTCGATGACGGGCATGATACCGGTATTTATACATGGGACTATCTGCGCCGACTCGGTCGGGAACAGACGGAGCGCTGGGCGGCGTATCTGCATCGGCTGGCGGACAAGAAGCTGACGCGCTGATTGTCGGTTGCAACGCATACAGGGCCGCCCATATGGGGCAAGGCGGCTTTTGCCCGCCATACCTATGTTGCTGAGGGAAGCAAGCCATGAGCCAGCCCAGTGCTGCCGGATCCGGGATTTTCAGGATTGGCGGGGATCTGCCAGTTCATCGACTGGGTTTCGGCGCGATGCGTATCACCGGAAAGGGAATCTGGGGTGAGCCTGTCAATCCCGATGCTGCGCGTGCAACGCTGAGCCGCCTGCGTGATGTTGGTGTCGACCTGATCGACACCGCTGATAGTTACGGGCCGTTTGTCAGCGAAGACCTGATTGCCGAGGTTTTGCATCCCTATACCGGCCTGGTGATTGCGACCAAGGGCGGGCTGACGCGCCATGGACCGGATATATGGCGCCCGGTGGGACGGCCCGAATATCTGCGTCAATGCGTGCTGATGAGTTTACGCCGCTTGCGGGTCGAACAGATTGATCTGTGGCAGCTGCACAGGATTGATCCCAAAGTTGATCGGGCCGAGCAATTTGAAGCCATTGCCGGCTTCGTCAGGGAGGGTCTGATCCGGCATGTGGGCCTTAGTGAGGTCTCAGTGGCGGATATTCAGACGGCACAGAACTACTTCCCCGTGGCGACGGTGCAGAATCGTTACAATCTGGTGGACCGCACCAGTGAGGATGTGCTGCGCCATTGCGAGGCTCATGGCATCGGTTTCATCCCCTGGGCGCCGCTCTCTGCAGGAAGCCTGGCGCAGAGCGGTTCTTTGCTGGAACGGTTGGCACATGGAATGGGTAAGACGTCCGGGCAGATTGCGCTGGCATGGCTGTTGCAGCGGTCGCCCGTCATGCTGCCCATTCCAGGAACCGGCAGCCCCTCCCATCTGGACGATAATGTCATGGCCGCCGACATTCACCTGGATGAAGGCGATTTCAGAGCATTGGATGAGCAAGGGAAGGCTGCTTGGGCGGCTACCCGATAAGCATATCAGTCTTGATCAAGCAGGCGGGGAAGGTAGATGGAAACCGTTGTGCCTGACCCGGGCCTGCTGTCGATGCTGATATGGCCGCCTGTCTGCTTGACGAAGCCATAGACCATAGACAGACCCAGTCCTGTACCAACCAGCCGTTTGGTGGTAAAAAACGGTTCAAAAGCGCGGCCCATGACATCAGGACTCATGCCGGTGCCACTATCCTTGACGGTCACGCAGATATAATCGCCGGTTGGGAGGATTGACATATAATTGTCGGGCTGATCAGGATCGTTTCGGAAATTGCAGGTTGTGATCTGTAAAGATCCTCCGTCTGGCATGGCATCCCGTGCATTGATCGCCAGATTCAGTACGGCATTGTCCAGCTGATGGGGGTCGCATAATGTCAGCCATAAATCAGACTGCAATTCGGTAATCACGTGAATGGAGGCACCGAGTGTGCGGCTGAGAAGATCATCCAGACCCACGATCAGGCTGTTGATATTGACGGAAGAAGAATTGAGAGGTTGACGGCGGGAAAAAGAAAGCAAACGATCAATCAGGGAAGATGCTTTGTCGGCAGCGTTCAGTGCAGACTGGATATATTTCTCCGTTTCTGAAGTGTCGTTTTTCTGTGTCTTAATCTGCAACAGCTCAAGATTGCCGATAATGCAGGCCAGAATATTATTGAAATCGTGAGCAATCCCACCTGTCAGCTGGCCCACAGCTTCCATTTTCTGGGCCTGCCGCAGCTGTTCCTGTGTCTCGGTATTTTCACGCAGTGCTTTCTGTAAAGCCAATGTCCGCTGCTGCACCAGAGTTTCAAGGGCTGATGCATCACGCTTTAAAATTTCTCTTGCCTGAACGGAGTGTTCGATGTCCGTACAGCTTCCATACCAGCGCGTAACAGCACCGGTCTCTTCATTGCTGATGGCATGAGCCTGCGTTAAAATCCATCGCCATTGCCCATCGACACGTTTCATGCGGTGTTCAATTTCATAGGATTGACCGCTTGCAATGCTATTATTCATATGGGCAAGCGTATCATCGCGGTCATCTGGATGCAGCAATGTTGTCCAGCCATGCCCGATCAGTTGATTAGTCGGTAGACCAGAAAACTGAATCCATCTTTGATTAAAAAAATCATGGTAACCGTCAGCCTGGGCCGACCAGATCATCTGGGGCATTGTGTTCATGATCGTGCGCAGCTCATGATCGGCTTTTATACGGTCATGAATGTCTGTTCCAATGCCGACCCATAGTTTTGGTGTCCGATCACAATGCAGGGAAATGCTGCGAATCAAAAACCAGCGATATTCCCCGTCCACCCGCCGCATCGGCACTTCAATGTCATAATGCATGCCATCGTTGAAAGCAGTCTCCCGGTGATGCACGATTTTCGCCAGGTATTCGGGATGAAAAGCCATTTCCCATAATGGCCGGAGATCAATATCTTTCTCATCATGATTCGAAGTGACAGAGATACCGGTAAAATCCTGCCAGAATCTGTTCAGATATATGATGCGCCCGTTGCCATCACTGATCCATACTGGCTGGGTTGTAATTTCCATCATATGCTGTTGCAGAAGAGATTTATAATAATCTTGCTGTGGAAAAATCTCCGGTGCGAATTCTTTTTCGACAATCAGCAGGACAAGGCTGGGGATATGATTTTCATCATGCAGGACTTTGATCAGCACAAAGAAAGCAATTGAATTTCCAGAATGTGATTGATGCTCTACCCACTGTCGTGTGCATCCGACGCCGTGTAAAATGGCTCTCTGAACAAGGCTGCTGAATACGGTTGGTGCATCTGGCAGGAAATGTCTGTTACCCAATTCGAAGAGCTTATCAGCTGCCTGGTTGGCTCTCAGCAGCCGGCCTGATCCTTTTTCCAGAATCACAAGTCCTGATGGATTATTGGCAAAAGCAAGCTGTATATCAGACGGGATATGATGCGCTATATTCTGGTTGACCGTGGCTTGTTCTGGTGGCGGCTGGGATTGTACAGCCAAGGTATGGCGCAGTAGCCGGACGGTCAGGTGCAGAACATTCTGCTCTGTAACGGAGAGCGTGTCGGGCCGAAGGGTGCTGTTGAACCCGATGATCGCACCTGTGGGCGAGCCTTCTGAACCGTCCAGTGCCATGACACAGCACATGCTGAAACGGGCCATGAAAGGACGACCAGCATGGCTTCGAAAAATATTTTCCTGATCAAGCCGGCGCCATGAAGGCTCTGATCCCGCCAGTGAAATCAGCCGCGCCAAAATTGGGTGGTTGGCGGGTGGCCGGGATGGAAAAAAGACCATTTTTTCATCCGCAGCGCATGCGTGACCAAGTAAAGAAAAATGATCATTTCCCTGCAGAACGATAAAAACAGCAGACAATCCACATGTTTCAGCGACAAGCTGAGCGTAATCATCATAAAGCGTGCTGTTTTTATGAATATCCATCCCGCTATTTTGCTGGGATGGCTTTTAAAGACAAGTTTCTATTTTATAGTATCGCTGCATATCACCAAAAAAGGGAAAAGCCAGTTTGGCTTTTCCCTTTTTAAGGTATGGGCCGTTAAAAATCGTTTCAGCTGGCGGAGACACGATGGGTGGGGGCTGTGACATTGGCAATGACCTCGCCGAAGGGGCCGGCATTGCGGGCTGTACCGAGAGTACGATTACCTGTTGTTTCCCGCAGCGGTAGCAGAGGAAAAACCAGTTCGGCAAAGCGATAGCACTCTTCCAGATGCGGGTAGCCGGAGAGGATAAAGCGGTCGATGCCCAGCGCCATATATTCTTTCATCCGCTCCGCCACCTGTTGTGGACTGCCGACCAGCGCCGTGCCTGCGCCGCCGCGAACCAGTCCTACACCGGCCCAGAGATTGGGGCTGATTTCCAGTTTCTCCCGGCGGCCGCTATGAAGTCGGGCCATACGCTGCTGCCCGACACTGTCGAAATGCGCGAAGGCTTTTTGGGCCGTCTCGATGGCTTCGTCGGTGACATACTGGATCAGATTATCGGCTGCGGCCCAGGCTTCCTCAGAGGTTTCACGCACGATGACATGCAGGCGGATACCGAAGCTCAGCTTTCGACCGCGTTTTGCCGCCCGTGCCCGCATGTCGGCGATTTTTTCAGCGACATCCTCGGGTGGCTCACCCCAGGTCAGATAGACATCGCACTGCTCGGCCGCGACCTCCTGACCGGCTTCAGAAGATCCACCGAAATAAAGCGGCGGATAAGGCGTCTGGACCGGCGGATACAGCAGCTTTCCCTGTTTTGAACGTACATGTTTCCCTTCGAAATCCACCGTCTCCCCTTCTAGCAGGGCGCGCCAGACCTGAAGATATTCTGCAGTTGCCTCGTAGCGTTCGCTGTGATCAAGGAAGACCCCGTCACCCTGCAATTCCTTCGGATCTCCACCAGCAACGACGTTGATCAGCAGACGGCCGCCAGACAGACGGTCCAGTGTTGCCGCCATGCGTGCTGTCATGGAAGGTTCGGACAATCCGGGCCTCACCGCCACCAGAAACCGTGTCCGCTGTGTCAGGGGAACCATGGCAGAGGCAATGATCCACGAATCCTCACAGGATTTCCCGGTTGGCAGCAGCAATCCATAATAGCCGAGTTCATCAGCGGCACGGGCAATCTGGCTGAGATAATTCAGGGTGACATGACGCGCACCGACCTGGGAAGCCAGATACCGCCCATCACCATGGGTAGGCAGGAACCACAGAACATCCGCGGCTTCGGCAGCGTGGCTGGAGTGAGACATCGGTCAGGAAAACTCCATTCAGAAAACGTATTTCTGATCAACGAAAACGCCATAAACGTGTTGATGGTTTATATTCACATATATAACGTGCAATCAAGTGGTTGCGTTGAAAATTACAATATTGAGAGATCATATATGCCAGATAAGCGGATTATTTCACCAAAAATAACGTCAGGAAGACGTGGTTTTATCGCTTCCGCTCTGGCGGCCTCCGCGATGGGTAGTCTGACGGGGGTCAGGTCTGCCTCTGCGGCGGATGGCCCCACTACCATCAGGATTGGTTTTCAGAAATACGGCACGTTGGTTCTGTTGCGTCAAAAAGGATGGCTGGAGAAAGCTCTCGAAAGCTCCGGCCATCAGGTGGTGTGGAGCGAATTTCCGGCAGGCCCACAGCTGCTGGAAGCCATGGCCGGGGGGGCGATCGACTTCGGCAGCACGGGTGAGACACCGCCCATTTTTGCGCAGGCTGCCAATGACAGCATTCTGTATGTCGGGGTGGAGCCTCCCGCGCCGCATGGCGAGGCCATACTTGTTCCCGGTAACAGTCCGATCAAGACAGTTGCGGATTTACGAGGCCGTACAGTGGGGCTGAACAAAGGCGCGAATGTCCATTGGCTGCTGCTCAAGGCATTGCAGAAGGCGGGGCTGATGATGAAGGACATCCATGTCTCCTATCTTGCCCCAGCGGATGGTGCGGCGGCGTTTGACAGCGGTCGACTGGATGCATGGGCGATCTGGGATCCGTATCTCTCCTCTGCGCAGGAGCGTACGGATGCACGTGTTCTGGTCGATGGCGCCGGGCTGGTGGAAAATCGGGAGTTTTTGCTGGCTGGTCGCTCTTTCGCACGGAAAGCGCCCGGGCTGGTGCGTGCTGTACTTGACCAACTCGCCCTCCTGGATCGCTGGGCAGAGACGCATAAGGAAGAGGTTGCCCTGACGCTTTCAGCAGGCACCCGTCTGCCGTTGCCTGTGGTGCAACGTGCGGTCAAGCTCCTGCCTTTCGGGTTGTCCCCGATCACTCCGGACGTCATCGCCTCACAGCAGGCCATTGCCGATGCTTTTGCGGATCAGCATCTTCTGCCGGGCCGTATCCGGATTGCCGACGCGGTCTGGCATGAAGGCCAGTCCGGCTAAGCCTTGTCAGTCCTGTTCGTCCGGCAGAACGCACGGAACGGGCAGCAGCTCCATCCGGCCCAGAATGGCGACGGTTTCGGTTTTGGCGGGGATCACCAGGATCGTCTCCGCCATACCGGTCCGTAGCGCACAGATCGCTTTTTTCGGGCAGACGCCGAAACAGCCTGTTTCGGCTACGCGGATCGTCCGCCGCAGGCCCAGTTGTCGTAAACCATTTTTCAGTGCTGTGCTGAGGCTGTCCCTCGCATTTTTTCCAAAGCCGCGTTTCTTGAGCTTTTTATTGCACTTGGCACAGATCAGCAGAACATCATGCCATGGTGTCGATACGGATTTGATCGGCGTGTCAGCCATGGCGCATGAGCCTTCCTGATCGTAGATAAAAAGCAGGGATCATGCAGACCGCCTTGCCCGCATGGCGGCAGCAAGGGTGCCGTCATCCAGAACATCCAGCGCGCCGCCAATGGGAATCCCCTGTGCCAGCCGGGTGACGGAAACCCCCATTGGCCGCAGCTGCTCGGCCAGCCAATGTGCGGTTGTGGCCCCATCAACGGTGGCACCCAGGGCAAGAATGACTTCGGTGACCGGGGTTGAGGATGTGCGGGAAGACTCGATACGCCGCATGAGCGCGGGCCAGTTGAGGGCATCTGGACCGGTCCCGGCCAGAGCGGACAGTACCCCGCCCAGCACATGGTACAGCCCTCGATAGATACCTGCCCTATCCATGGCCCATAGATCCCCGACGCTTTCGACGACGCAGATGAGTCCACTTTCCCGGGTTGGGTCAGTACAGACAGAGCATGGATCAGCACTGTCCAGATTGCCGCAGATCCGGCAGGTTTTGACGGCGCGGGCAGCGTTCTGCATGGCGGTTGCAAGGGGCAGCAGCCGGGTCTCCGGC is from Granulibacter bethesdensis and encodes:
- a CDS encoding sulfonate ABC transporter substrate-binding protein, translating into MPDKRIISPKITSGRRGFIASALAASAMGSLTGVRSASAADGPTTIRIGFQKYGTLVLLRQKGWLEKALESSGHQVVWSEFPAGPQLLEAMAGGAIDFGSTGETPPIFAQAANDSILYVGVEPPAPHGEAILVPGNSPIKTVADLRGRTVGLNKGANVHWLLLKALQKAGLMMKDIHVSYLAPADGAAAFDSGRLDAWAIWDPYLSSAQERTDARVLVDGAGLVENREFLLAGRSFARKAPGLVRAVLDQLALLDRWAETHKEEVALTLSAGTRLPLPVVQRAVKLLPFGLSPITPDVIASQQAIADAFADQHLLPGRIRIADAVWHEGQSG
- a CDS encoding PAS domain-containing sensor histidine kinase — translated: MARFSMCCVMALDGSEGSPTGAIIGFNSTLRPDTLSVTEQNVLHLTVRLLRHTLAVQSQPPPEQATVNQNIAHHIPSDIQLAFANNPSGLVILEKGSGRLLRANQAADKLFELGNRHFLPDAPTVFSSLVQRAILHGVGCTRQWVEHQSHSGNSIAFFVLIKVLHDENHIPSLVLLIVEKEFAPEIFPQQDYYKSLLQQHMMEITTQPVWISDGNGRIIYLNRFWQDFTGISVTSNHDEKDIDLRPLWEMAFHPEYLAKIVHHRETAFNDGMHYDIEVPMRRVDGEYRWFLIRSISLHCDRTPKLWVGIGTDIHDRIKADHELRTIMNTMPQMIWSAQADGYHDFFNQRWIQFSGLPTNQLIGHGWTTLLHPDDRDDTLAHMNNSIASGQSYEIEHRMKRVDGQWRWILTQAHAISNEETGAVTRWYGSCTDIEHSVQAREILKRDASALETLVQQRTLALQKALRENTETQEQLRQAQKMEAVGQLTGGIAHDFNNILACIIGNLELLQIKTQKNDTSETEKYIQSALNAADKASSLIDRLLSFSRRQPLNSSSVNINSLIVGLDDLLSRTLGASIHVITELQSDLWLTLCDPHQLDNAVLNLAINARDAMPDGGSLQITTCNFRNDPDQPDNYMSILPTGDYICVTVKDSGTGMSPDVMGRAFEPFFTTKRLVGTGLGLSMVYGFVKQTGGHISIDSRPGSGTTVSIYLPRLLDQD
- the recR gene encoding recombination mediator RecR translates to MGGPELEQLIALLARLPGLGPRSARRAALRLLQQPETRLLPLATAMQNAARAVKTCRICGNLDSADPCSVCTDPTRESGLICVVESVGDLWAMDRAGIYRGLYHVLGGVLSALAGTGPDALNWPALMRRIESSRTSSTPVTEVILALGATVDGATTAHWLAEQLRPMGVSVTRLAQGIPIGGALDVLDDGTLAAAMRARRSA
- a CDS encoding gamma-butyrobetaine hydroxylase-like domain-containing protein; amino-acid sequence: MTGIPSFGQVSDGAAVTPTEIRLDRGEALLHVTFEDGTAYSLPAEYLRVESPSAEVQGHTPAERRTVSGKRHVGMRGLEPVGHYAVRIIFDDGHDTGIYTWDYLRRLGREQTERWAAYLHRLADKKLTR
- a CDS encoding aldo/keto reductase, coding for MSQPSAAGSGIFRIGGDLPVHRLGFGAMRITGKGIWGEPVNPDAARATLSRLRDVGVDLIDTADSYGPFVSEDLIAEVLHPYTGLVIATKGGLTRHGPDIWRPVGRPEYLRQCVLMSLRRLRVEQIDLWQLHRIDPKVDRAEQFEAIAGFVREGLIRHVGLSEVSVADIQTAQNYFPVATVQNRYNLVDRTSEDVLRHCEAHGIGFIPWAPLSAGSLAQSGSLLERLAHGMGKTSGQIALAWLLQRSPVMLPIPGTGSPSHLDDNVMAADIHLDEGDFRALDEQGKAAWAATR
- the ssuD gene encoding FMNH2-dependent alkanesulfonate monooxygenase, with product MSHSSHAAEAADVLWFLPTHGDGRYLASQVGARHVTLNYLSQIARAADELGYYGLLLPTGKSCEDSWIIASAMVPLTQRTRFLVAVRPGLSEPSMTARMAATLDRLSGGRLLINVVAGGDPKELQGDGVFLDHSERYEATAEYLQVWRALLEGETVDFEGKHVRSKQGKLLYPPVQTPYPPLYFGGSSEAGQEVAAEQCDVYLTWGEPPEDVAEKIADMRARAAKRGRKLSFGIRLHVIVRETSEEAWAAADNLIQYVTDEAIETAQKAFAHFDSVGQQRMARLHSGRREKLEISPNLWAGVGLVRGGAGTALVGSPQQVAERMKEYMALGIDRFILSGYPHLEECYRFAELVFPLLPLRETTGNRTLGTARNAGPFGEVIANVTAPTHRVSAS